In Musa acuminata AAA Group cultivar baxijiao chromosome BXJ2-8, Cavendish_Baxijiao_AAA, whole genome shotgun sequence, one genomic interval encodes:
- the LOC135620210 gene encoding heavy metal-associated isoprenylated plant protein 32-like, translating into MNKSEEFKLLKIQTVILKVHIHCDGCKQEVKKLLQRIEGVYTVSIDAEHQKVTVSGNVDSGSLIKKLARSGKHAELWPQKPGNQSTKCNQQHQGKDGGNKNKGHGGQSNNKGQQSLIQGLKAFKNQHSSIEPPSSDDDDEEFDDDLDDEEDDELGFIGDKIKQLNLLKQANNAAAAAAATKKNGNPGGNGNDGGARKGGGNPNQAFGLKGPAGLQPKGFAAAPNNKMSNGGNNPSAGLQGLGGSGGLGAHQAQQQPGANFSTGFPAAGNGGFGVNNQANLMMNSLGPGYQNQPSSMMMNLRGLSNNMLMNESRYMQPQVMYNRSPQIPPYTAYYNPYPYPYPHPYYRSPHVNHHPETGGGYGDHLFSDENTSSCVVM; encoded by the exons ATGAACAAAAGTGAAGAGTTTAAGCTCCTTAAAATCcag ACAGTGATCCTCAAGGTACACATACATTGTGATGGATGTAAGCAGGAGGTGAAGAAACTTCTTCAGAGAATCGAag GAGTGTACACTGTGAGCATAGATGCAGAGCACCAGAAGGTCACAGTCTCAGGCAACGTGGACTCCGGTTCTCTAATCAAGAAGCTGGCCAGATCAGGCAAGCATGCAGAGCTGTGGCCTCAGAAGCCCGGCAACCAGAGTACCAAGTGCAACCAGCAACATCAAGGAAAGGATGGGGGCAACAAGAACAAAGGCCATGGCGGTCAGAGCAACAACAAAGGCCAACAATCCCTCATCCAAGGCCTTAAAGCCTTCAAGAACCAGCACAGCAGCATCGAGCCTCCGAgctccgacgacgacgacgaagaattcgacgatgatcttgaTGACGAAGAAGATGATGAGCTTGGATTCATTGGTGACAAGATCAAGCAGCTTAATCTGCTAAAGCAAGCAAACaacgctgcagcagcagcagcagccaccaAGAAAAATGGCAATCCAGGTGGGAATGGCAACGATGGAGGAGCGAGAAAGGGTGGAGGAAACCCAAACCAAGCTTTTGGATTGAAGGGCCCTGCTGGGTTACAGCCTAAAGGCTTCGCTGCTGCACCTAACAACAAGATGAGCAATGGTGGTAACAATCCAAGTGCAGGTCTGCAAGGACTTGGTGGAAGCGGTGGGTTGGGAGCACATCAAGCTCAGCAACAACCAGGAGCAAACTTCTCCACAGGTTTCCCTGCAGCTGGTAATGGTGGATTTGGGGTGAACAACCAAGCAAACCTGATGATGAACTCACTGGGACCGGGGTACCAGAACCAGCCATCCTCCATGATGATGAACCTGAGAGGGCTCAGCAACAACATGCTGATGAATGAGAGCAGATACATGCAGCCACAAGTGATGTACAACAGGTCACCTCAAATCCCTCCCTACACTGCCTACTACAATCCCTATCCCTATCCATATCCCCATCCCTACTACAGGAGTCCTCATGTCAACCATCACCCAGAAACTGGTGGTGGTTATGGTGACCATCTTTTCAGTGATGAGAACACCAGCAGCTGTGTGGTGATGTAA
- the LOC103996437 gene encoding protein NIM1-INTERACTING 2: MEEMTKRKQPAQDGDDEGGAAGGRSGDEEHREVTDEEVDEFFSVLRRLHAASKSFAGGGDRRDNKRKKKVRRGEEEEAKAAARWRPRFTLEDFEAIGDGGVVVSDGAASGCRTAAEDPIRLDLDLNAEPVVEDHDWQRWLR; encoded by the coding sequence ATGGAGGAGATGACAAAGAGGAAACAGCCAGCACAGGACGGAGACGACGAGGGCGGCGCCGCTGGAGGCCGAAGCGGGGACGAAGAGCACCGGGAGGTAACCGACGAAGAAGTGGATGAATTTTTCTCCGTTCTTCGGCGGTTGCATGCGGCCTCGAAGAGCTTCGCTGGCGGAGGCGACCGCCGAGACAACAAGCGGAAGAAGAAGGTGAggaggggagaggaggaggaagccaaggCGGCTGCGAGGTGGCGGCCGAGGTTCACCTTGGAGGACTTCGAGGCTATCGGAGATGGCGGCGTCGTCGTCTCCGATGGGGCGGCAAGTGGTTGCAGGACGGCGGCGGAGGACCCGATCCGTCTGGACTTGGACTTGAACGCCGAGCCCGTCGTCGAAGACCACGACTGGCAGCGTTGGTTGCGGTGA